From Cupriavidus sp. D39:
ACCTAACTTGCGTGGCTGTCAAGGTGCGTTCGAAGCGGGCGTCCACAAGGTCACGTTGCCGGTCTCGGTCACCGACGAACATTCCACCGCCAACATCCGTAAAACCACGGCGCAGATGATCGAAGAAGTTCGCAACGTGGTCGGGCTGCGCAACGAGCGCTTTCCGAACGTGCAGATCGAAGCAGGAGTGTCAGTCGCGTTCGGTTGCACGATCTCCGGCACGGTGACCGATGACCAGACCATGCGTATGTGCTTGGCGATGGCTGAGTGCGGCGTGGACGAGGTTGGCCTGTCTGATACGAGCGGCTACGCCAATCCGGCGCAGGTTCGTCGGCTGTTTCGTCGCTTGCAATCCGAAGTGGGCCGAAAAGCGGGCGGCGCCCATTTTCACAACACGCGCGGCCAAGGATTGGCGAACGTGGTCGCCGCACTCGACGCCGGCGTGACAACAATCGATGCGAGCCAGGCAGGCCTCGGCGGCTGCCCGTACGCACCTGGAGCGACGGGCAACATCGTTACCGAAGACCTCGCCTTTTTGCTGGAAGCAATGGGCTACGACACGGGCGTGGATATCGACAAGCTCGTTGCGGCTCGGGCGATTCTGGCTGAAGCGCTGCCGGGCGAGGCGCTGTACGGGCATGTACAGGACGCCGGATTGCCTAAGGGTTTCACATATGCAGATGGGCGCGCGCCAAGCGCGCCTCAACCGGGAGGCTGTTTGTTGGGAGTTGCGCAATGAGCGAAGTTCAAGCGAATCAAAGCCTGCCGTACAACGGCGTGCGTGTCGTCGAGATGACGCACATGGTGATGGGACCGACGTGTGGGATGGTGTTGGCGGACCTGGGCGCTGAAGTCATCAAAGTTGAGCCCATCGCGGGTGACAGCACACGATCGCTGCGAGGCTCGGGAGCGGGCTTTTTCAGCACATTCAATCGCAACAAAAAGAGCATTGCTGTCGATGTGAAAGACCCGCGCGGCTGCGAGATCGTGCACAAGCTGGTTGCCGGCGCCGACGTGTTCAGTGAAAACTTCAAGAGCGGGACGGTAGACAAGCTGGGGCTGAGCTACGCGACGCTGTCGAAGTTCAACCCCCGTCTGGTCTACGTTTCGCACAAGGGCTTCTTGCCTGGTCCTTACGATCATCGCACCGCGCTCGACGAGGTTGTGCAGATGATGGGCGGCCTCGCTTACATGACCGGCCCTGAAGGCCGCCCCTTGCGAGCCGGGACGAGTGTCAACGACATTATGGGCGGTATGTTCGGTGCCATTGGTGCAATGGCCGCGCTCGCCCAACGTGAACGCACTGGACGCGGGCAGGAGGTTCAGAGCGCCTTGTTCGAGAACAACATTTTCCTCGTCGCGCAGCACATGATGCAGTTCGCCGTGACCGGGAAGCCTGCGGCCCCGATGCCGGGTCGTATCTCGGCGTGGGCTGTCTACGACGTATTCTCGGTCAAGGATGGCGAGCAGATATTTCTGGCGGTTGTCTCCGATACTCAATGGGCACTCTTCTGTGACGCCTTCGGATTATCGGAACTGAAGAGCGACGAGCGCATCGCCACCAACAATCAACGCGTGCAGGCACGGGACTGGTTGCTGCCGCAGCTTCGCGCTCACTTGGAAGCCTTCACTGCGGCCGAAATCGGCGCGGTTTTCGAGCGCTGCGGGCTTCCGTACGCGCCTATTACGAAACCCCACGACCTATTCGACGACCCGCATCTGCTTTCCACCGGCGGCCTCGCAGACGTCACGTTGCCGCCCGACGCGAGTGGGGCCGGCCAGCCAGTGACCACCAAGACAGCGCTGCTGCCGCTGACACTCGGCGGAGAACGCCTGCGATTGCGCGCCGCACCGCCTTCACTGGGTCAAGACACGCAATCCCTGCTCATGCAGCTCGGTTACTCGCATGAAGACCTCCGACAGTTGACCGAGGCAGGCGTAGTCCGGTGCCAAGCCTCACAGACAGGGGGCGCGACAAGCGCCTCGGCCAACGAACTGGCGAGTGCCTAACCTCAAGAGCACTAACGGATTGCAGTGCCGGGCGAGCCTGCACGGCTCAGTTCGGCCAGTGATTCGAAGGAGACGACAAACCATGACATCCATATCCTCCAATCTGGCGGGCGAGAAGTCCGTCGATTCGACGCTTGAACAGCAGGCGGTTAGGAAAGCCGCGTGGCGCTTCATCCCACTTCTCGCGCTCGCGTACTTTTTCAACTACCTTGATCGGACCAGCGTCGGATTTGCAGCGCTGACCATGAACCGCGACCTTGGACTGACTGCGACTCAGTTTGGCTGGGGGGCAGGCATCATGTTCGCTGGATACTGCTTGTGCGAAGTTCCGAGCAACCTGGCGCTGTATCGCTTCGGCGCACGGCGTTGGCTCGCGCGCATCATGATCACTTGGGGCTTTTTCGCCGCCGCCACGGCGCTCGCTGTTGGACCGACCAGCTTCTATGTAATTCGCTTGCTGCTCGGCATAGGCGAAGCCGGCTTCTTTCCCGGCGTAATTTTCTTCCTCGCGATCTGGTTTCCTGCGAACTATCGCACGCGAGTGCTCGCATGGTTCACCGTTTCGACGCCGCTCTCCTCGCTTATCGGTGGACCGCTTTCGACGTGGCTGCTCAAGATGGACGGGTTCCTCAGCCTCGCGGGCTGGAAATGGATGTTCATCGTCGAAGGTCTGCCGGCATGCGTGCTCGGCGTCCTCGTACTGAAGCTTCTTGCTGACAGGCCTGCCGATGCTAAGTGGCTTTCGCCGGAGGAGCGACAAGCGTTGCAAAGCGCCTTTGATCGTGAAGGTGCAGCGAGTGGCAAGAAGAAAGACTTCGCCGCTGCATTGAAAGACGTGCGTGTGTACGTCCTCGCGATGATTTCCTTCGGCTTCACGATGGGCTCCTACGGTATCGGAATCTGGCTGCCGCAGATCCTGAAGAGCCACGGGATGACCGTCAGTCAGACCGGATGGGTGTCCGCAATACCTTACTTCTTCGCCACCATCGCTCTGCTTTGGTGGGCTAAGCGGGTTGATCGCCGCGGCGGTCACATTGCGAACTTGGCCGCATGTATGTTCATAGGTGCGATCGCACTGGGCGTGTCGACCTACTTCAACCAATTGGTTCCGGCCATGGTCGGCATCACGCTGGCGTTGATCGGCACCATCGCGGGCCGCACCATCTTTTTCACATTGCCGGCTCGGTTCCTTTCCGGACAAGCAGCTGCCGGTGGCCTCGCGCTCATCAACTCGATCGGTGCGTTGGGCGGCTTCGCGGGTCCGTACCTCGTCGGCTATCTGAAGGACAGCTTCGGTACCTACACGGCCGGAATGCTCGGATTGTCGGTGGTGCTCGCCATCACAACCTTGCTGACTTTGTCTCTTTACGCTTTTAACAAGGGAAAATAAAAGTTGAAATCAAGACATTCACCCCGGCGCCGACAGCTTCTTAGTGCGGCCGCAGCATCGATCGTGATTCCTGCCCTTGCTCAACACAAGGTATTTGCAAAAGAGGAAGTCCACAGC
This genomic window contains:
- a CDS encoding hydroxymethylglutaryl-CoA lyase — encoded protein: MSTPRILISEVGPRDGLQSIKSVMPTEAKLLWISALAAAGLKEIEVGSFVPPKLLPQMADIREVVAHALSIPGLHVAVLAPNLRGCQGAFEAGVHKVTLPVSVTDEHSTANIRKTTAQMIEEVRNVVGLRNERFPNVQIEAGVSVAFGCTISGTVTDDQTMRMCLAMAECGVDEVGLSDTSGYANPAQVRRLFRRLQSEVGRKAGGAHFHNTRGQGLANVVAALDAGVTTIDASQAGLGGCPYAPGATGNIVTEDLAFLLEAMGYDTGVDIDKLVAARAILAEALPGEALYGHVQDAGLPKGFTYADGRAPSAPQPGGCLLGVAQ
- a CDS encoding CaiB/BaiF CoA transferase family protein, whose amino-acid sequence is MSEVQANQSLPYNGVRVVEMTHMVMGPTCGMVLADLGAEVIKVEPIAGDSTRSLRGSGAGFFSTFNRNKKSIAVDVKDPRGCEIVHKLVAGADVFSENFKSGTVDKLGLSYATLSKFNPRLVYVSHKGFLPGPYDHRTALDEVVQMMGGLAYMTGPEGRPLRAGTSVNDIMGGMFGAIGAMAALAQRERTGRGQEVQSALFENNIFLVAQHMMQFAVTGKPAAPMPGRISAWAVYDVFSVKDGEQIFLAVVSDTQWALFCDAFGLSELKSDERIATNNQRVQARDWLLPQLRAHLEAFTAAEIGAVFERCGLPYAPITKPHDLFDDPHLLSTGGLADVTLPPDASGAGQPVTTKTALLPLTLGGERLRLRAAPPSLGQDTQSLLMQLGYSHEDLRQLTEAGVVRCQASQTGGATSASANELASA
- a CDS encoding MFS transporter — its product is MTSISSNLAGEKSVDSTLEQQAVRKAAWRFIPLLALAYFFNYLDRTSVGFAALTMNRDLGLTATQFGWGAGIMFAGYCLCEVPSNLALYRFGARRWLARIMITWGFFAAATALAVGPTSFYVIRLLLGIGEAGFFPGVIFFLAIWFPANYRTRVLAWFTVSTPLSSLIGGPLSTWLLKMDGFLSLAGWKWMFIVEGLPACVLGVLVLKLLADRPADAKWLSPEERQALQSAFDREGAASGKKKDFAAALKDVRVYVLAMISFGFTMGSYGIGIWLPQILKSHGMTVSQTGWVSAIPYFFATIALLWWAKRVDRRGGHIANLAACMFIGAIALGVSTYFNQLVPAMVGITLALIGTIAGRTIFFTLPARFLSGQAAAGGLALINSIGALGGFAGPYLVGYLKDSFGTYTAGMLGLSVVLAITTLLTLSLYAFNKGK